A part of Rhodopirellula bahusiensis genomic DNA contains:
- a CDS encoding DUF1559 domain-containing protein: protein MKKMRKNGFTLVELLVVIAIIGVLVGLLLPAVQAAREAARRMSCSNNFKQIGLALHNYHSAYNKLPAQKGGTNNANDGSLGGNQLRLGWLPAILPFIEQQGLWEQISNPLSINTDGTLRTTPWPGMGPAPWRTDYTPWITELASLRCPSDPGTGLPALGRTNYAACQGDAVEYGEVGAWSGSNPLVMNSGYAEQIRISGRGMFVARQYTGFRDVLDGLSNTIAAGEIATDLGDRDIRTAPIDGPGSAILRDNPSWARDNDKIDPERPQFWRAGENLTTDNAAGDGARASWARGFHWADGEMQHSGMNTILAPNSETVSRTTADSTWGMYPPSSRHQGGVHVLMGDGAVKFITDSIEAGNSRAHTVYRDHNPGNAGTKSPYGLWGALGTKANKETVSLDSI from the coding sequence ATGAAGAAGATGCGCAAAAACGGTTTTACATTGGTAGAACTTCTGGTGGTCATTGCCATCATCGGCGTCCTTGTTGGTTTGTTACTACCTGCCGTGCAAGCGGCTCGAGAAGCAGCTCGACGGATGAGCTGCAGCAACAACTTCAAGCAAATCGGACTTGCACTTCACAATTACCATTCGGCTTACAACAAACTGCCCGCGCAAAAGGGTGGCACGAACAACGCCAACGACGGATCGCTCGGTGGCAACCAATTGCGTCTTGGTTGGCTGCCCGCCATTCTGCCGTTCATTGAACAACAAGGCTTGTGGGAACAAATCAGCAACCCGCTGTCGATCAATACTGACGGGACGCTTCGCACAACGCCTTGGCCCGGAATGGGACCAGCACCATGGCGAACCGACTACACACCTTGGATCACGGAATTGGCATCGCTTCGTTGCCCCAGCGATCCAGGAACCGGACTGCCCGCACTCGGCCGAACCAACTACGCCGCATGCCAAGGCGATGCTGTTGAATACGGCGAAGTCGGTGCATGGAGCGGTTCCAATCCGCTTGTCATGAATTCCGGCTACGCAGAACAAATACGCATCTCCGGTCGAGGCATGTTTGTCGCTCGCCAATACACTGGCTTCCGTGATGTCTTGGACGGTTTGTCCAACACGATCGCCGCCGGCGAAATCGCAACCGACTTGGGTGATCGTGACATCCGAACGGCTCCCATCGACGGCCCCGGATCCGCCATCCTTCGCGACAACCCATCGTGGGCTCGCGACAATGACAAGATCGACCCTGAGCGTCCACAATTCTGGCGTGCCGGTGAAAACTTGACGACCGACAATGCCGCCGGCGACGGTGCCCGCGCCAGCTGGGCTCGTGGGTTCCACTGGGCCGATGGCGAAATGCAACACTCGGGCATGAATACCATTCTGGCACCCAACAGCGAAACCGTTTCTCGCACGACGGCGGACAGCACTTGGGGCATGTACCCACCCAGTTCGCGTCACCAAGGTGGTGTTCACGTCTTGATGGGTGACGGGGCAGTGAAGTTCATCACGGATTCCATCGAAGCGGGCAACTCCCGTGCTCACACCGTTTACAGAGACCACAACCCTGGCAACGCAGGCACAAAAAGCCCGTATGGATTGTGGGGTGCGCTCGGCACTAAAGCGAACAAAGAAACCGTGTCGCTCGATTCAATCTGA
- a CDS encoding sodium:calcium antiporter, with the protein MGIVIPLVLILLTCLVIWRACDGFEIASEYIGRNLSDGVRGGTINAISSSIPELFTTLIALFVLSDRDGFSIGIGTTAGSALFNGMIIPAVCILSVVGFVVLGVRVTSVNVSTRVLLRDGISLILCEFILILLINGEQLHWWQGLILMLMYVAYLAFMLTTMKPSELSANVDDSNDEDTDQDEDNTPRGVLATIFYWVSGGPLLDLERWFVKDHHREQMKQETWNGWGLLLTSTGVIGIACWALVLACEWLGSGPANTENPSYQLFGQTFEGLGMPAMFVAVIFASMATSVPDTVMSIRDARDGDYDDAVANALGSNIFDICFALGFPLFLFTLIHGPIAMEPEIAAQSGELRLFLFILTIIGFLIYYIGKRGVAADGTKYVEMKRGKAFALLTMYVLFVSYILAHENDVELVHQISDRLQSLLQQLPAIGAIQRFV; encoded by the coding sequence ATGGGCATCGTCATCCCACTCGTTCTGATTCTTCTCACCTGCTTGGTCATCTGGCGAGCCTGTGACGGATTCGAAATCGCGAGTGAGTACATCGGCCGCAATCTCTCCGATGGCGTTCGTGGCGGAACGATCAACGCCATCTCCAGTTCGATCCCAGAACTCTTCACCACCCTGATTGCGTTGTTCGTGCTTTCGGATCGAGACGGTTTCTCGATCGGCATCGGCACCACAGCCGGAAGTGCATTGTTCAACGGCATGATCATCCCTGCCGTCTGCATCCTTAGCGTGGTTGGCTTCGTCGTGCTGGGTGTCCGCGTCACCTCGGTCAACGTGTCCACTCGAGTGCTTCTTCGTGATGGCATCTCGCTGATCCTTTGCGAGTTCATCTTGATCTTGCTGATCAATGGAGAACAACTTCATTGGTGGCAAGGTTTGATCCTGATGCTGATGTACGTTGCCTACCTCGCGTTCATGTTGACGACGATGAAGCCTTCCGAGTTGAGCGCAAACGTCGATGACTCCAACGACGAAGACACTGACCAAGACGAAGACAACACCCCACGTGGAGTCCTTGCGACGATTTTCTATTGGGTCTCCGGAGGCCCGCTGCTGGACCTCGAACGATGGTTTGTCAAAGACCACCATCGCGAACAGATGAAGCAAGAAACCTGGAACGGCTGGGGATTGCTGCTCACCAGCACCGGCGTCATTGGCATCGCCTGCTGGGCGTTGGTGTTGGCCTGCGAATGGCTCGGCAGCGGACCGGCCAACACGGAAAACCCTTCATATCAACTGTTCGGGCAAACCTTCGAAGGCCTGGGCATGCCCGCCATGTTCGTCGCCGTCATCTTTGCATCGATGGCGACCAGTGTCCCTGACACGGTCATGTCCATTCGCGACGCTCGTGATGGCGACTACGACGATGCAGTGGCCAACGCGTTGGGCAGCAACATCTTTGACATTTGCTTCGCACTCGGCTTCCCTCTGTTCCTGTTCACGCTCATCCACGGCCCCATCGCAATGGAGCCCGAAATCGCGGCTCAAAGCGGCGAACTGCGTTTGTTCCTCTTCATCCTGACGATCATCGGTTTTTTGATCTACTACATCGGCAAACGGGGTGTCGCGGCGGACGGAACCAAGTATGTCGAAATGAAGCGAGGCAAAGCGTTTGCGTTGTTGACGATGTACGTTCTGTTTGTCTCGTACATCCTGGCACATGAAAACGATGTCGAATTGGTTCATCAGATTTCCGACCGCCTGCAAAGCTTGTTGCAACAGTTGCCTGCGATCGGGGCAATCCAGCGTTTCGTCTAG
- a CDS encoding DUF1571 domain-containing protein, with amino-acid sequence MTTPSLTRRPRFSRLVASTLTLSCVVLGSLSDSKSSIAEDGRVAVQKIAVEDSTDQLSKQAIAELGLDEPNVIQQMSATSPVDAFSTKDSFAPLMDAKGTASNQNKQHATPPVADHPLGWALAFAESHAEHIRKNVSDYSCKLIKRERIDGELQTPQIMELAVRVEKDDEQGNVSPLSVFLQYQSPRTLRDRRVLYIDGENEGKARVRKGGGALSYLVLSIDPHGRQAKEQSNYPITDIGFDKIINRLIELMEADMQLDPSGDVTEVTYFRNAKVLGRSATHFQIVHPSKEGGFGFHRANAYIDDELHVPIRLEVYDWPESADDQPELMEEYTYADLKLNVGLADASFAPERLKGKLTGPIALTESELKVSPNVIAKD; translated from the coding sequence ATGACAACGCCATCCTTGACCCGTCGTCCTCGATTCTCTCGCCTCGTCGCATCCACTTTGACGTTGTCATGTGTCGTGCTGGGATCGCTATCGGATTCAAAGTCGTCGATCGCCGAAGATGGTCGAGTTGCAGTTCAAAAGATCGCGGTCGAAGACTCCACCGATCAGTTGTCCAAGCAAGCGATCGCTGAGTTGGGTCTGGATGAACCGAACGTCATTCAGCAGATGTCAGCCACTTCCCCAGTCGATGCGTTCTCGACCAAAGACTCGTTCGCTCCACTCATGGATGCGAAGGGCACCGCGAGTAACCAAAACAAACAGCACGCGACACCCCCGGTCGCGGATCATCCGTTGGGTTGGGCGTTGGCGTTCGCAGAATCGCATGCCGAACATATTCGCAAAAACGTGAGCGACTACAGTTGCAAGCTGATCAAACGGGAACGGATCGATGGCGAATTGCAAACGCCACAAATCATGGAACTAGCAGTGCGAGTGGAAAAGGATGACGAGCAAGGCAATGTGTCTCCCTTGTCGGTTTTTCTGCAGTACCAAAGCCCTCGGACGCTTCGCGATCGCCGAGTCCTTTACATCGATGGCGAGAACGAAGGGAAAGCCCGCGTTCGAAAAGGTGGTGGCGCACTGAGTTACCTTGTTCTGTCGATTGATCCTCACGGGCGTCAGGCCAAAGAACAAAGTAACTATCCCATCACTGACATCGGGTTTGACAAGATCATAAACCGATTGATCGAGTTGATGGAAGCTGACATGCAACTGGATCCTTCCGGGGACGTCACTGAAGTGACCTATTTCCGCAACGCGAAAGTGCTGGGCCGATCTGCAACGCATTTCCAGATCGTTCACCCGTCGAAGGAAGGTGGTTTTGGATTCCATCGAGCCAACGCCTACATCGACGATGAACTGCACGTGCCGATTCGTTTAGAAGTCTACGATTGGCCTGAGTCAGCAGACGATCAGCCGGAATTGATGGAAGAGTACACCTACGCGGACTTGAAACTCAACGTTGGCCTGGCGGACGCGTCGTTCGCACCTGAACGTTTGAAAGGCAAATTGACTGGCCCAATCGCATTGACCGAATCTGAATTGAAGGTCAGCCCCAACGTCATCGCCAAAGACTGA
- a CDS encoding sulfatase family protein, protein MQPPRLRTFHFLLAATMLLPAAGASAADRPNILLIVSDDQGYNDLGQLGNGIITPALDRLANEGTRLTNFYVAWPACTPSRASLLTGRYPQRNGIYDMIRNEAPDYGHRYTPDQYAVTFERIGGMDEREVIIPAVLKRAGYKSGIYGKWDLGALRRMLPTSRGFDDFYGFVNTGIDYFTHERYGVPCMVRNLEPTEEDKGTYCTYLFQREALRFLDEHAGEEPFFLYVPFNAPHNSSSLDPTIRSSVQAPERFKAMYPPVEPETRVTDRYRYGTPATVATPQARRRDYRAAVTCMDAAIGEMLDRLEAKQMLDDTIVVFFSDNGGSGGADNSPLRGHKAQTWEGGIRVPCIVRWPAGKIPAGAVNDEFLTSLELLPSFAGAAGVAPPPGVVLDGFNWWPTLRGESKSPRKEMFWKRRDQIGARVGQWKWVQMGDQSGLFNLDEDIAEKNDLSQSNPEILAMVKERYTNWLREMEAAEPRGPFRDF, encoded by the coding sequence ATGCAACCGCCCCGACTCCGGACCTTTCACTTCTTGCTGGCCGCCACGATGCTGCTTCCTGCAGCCGGGGCCTCAGCGGCAGATCGCCCGAACATCTTGTTGATTGTTTCGGACGATCAGGGCTACAACGATTTGGGCCAACTGGGCAACGGAATCATCACGCCCGCTTTGGATCGCCTTGCCAACGAGGGAACACGGCTGACGAATTTCTACGTGGCGTGGCCAGCCTGCACTCCGTCGCGGGCCAGCTTGCTGACGGGTCGGTATCCGCAGCGAAACGGGATCTACGACATGATCCGCAACGAAGCCCCCGACTACGGTCATCGCTACACACCCGACCAATACGCCGTGACGTTCGAACGCATCGGCGGAATGGATGAGCGTGAGGTGATCATCCCCGCCGTGCTGAAACGGGCAGGTTACAAGAGCGGAATCTATGGCAAATGGGACCTCGGTGCCCTGCGCCGAATGCTGCCCACTTCGCGTGGCTTCGATGATTTCTACGGCTTCGTCAACACCGGCATCGATTACTTCACGCACGAACGGTACGGCGTGCCCTGCATGGTCCGCAATCTCGAACCGACGGAAGAGGACAAGGGCACCTACTGCACATACCTATTTCAACGCGAGGCTCTACGGTTCTTGGATGAACATGCAGGCGAAGAACCGTTCTTCTTGTACGTTCCCTTCAACGCACCGCACAATTCCTCTTCGCTTGATCCGACCATTCGCTCCTCCGTGCAGGCACCCGAACGATTCAAAGCGATGTATCCACCGGTTGAGCCGGAAACCCGAGTCACCGACCGCTATCGCTATGGCACACCCGCAACGGTCGCGACACCGCAAGCTCGTCGTCGGGACTACCGGGCCGCTGTCACGTGCATGGACGCCGCGATTGGTGAGATGTTGGATCGCTTGGAAGCGAAGCAGATGCTCGATGACACGATTGTCGTTTTCTTCTCTGACAACGGTGGCAGTGGCGGCGCTGACAACTCACCCTTGCGAGGCCACAAGGCTCAAACCTGGGAGGGCGGCATCCGCGTGCCATGCATCGTTCGTTGGCCGGCAGGAAAGATCCCGGCCGGTGCGGTGAACGACGAATTCTTAACGAGCTTGGAACTGCTACCAAGCTTCGCCGGCGCAGCGGGTGTGGCCCCACCGCCCGGCGTCGTCCTCGACGGATTCAATTGGTGGCCCACACTTCGTGGCGAATCCAAGTCTCCTCGCAAGGAAATGTTTTGGAAACGTCGAGATCAGATCGGTGCACGAGTCGGTCAATGGAAATGGGTCCAAATGGGTGACCAGAGCGGCCTGTTCAATCTCGATGAAGACATCGCCGAAAAGAACGACCTGTCCCAATCAAACCCCGAGATTCTTGCGATGGTCAAAGAACGCTACACAAATTGGCTGCGCGAGATGGAAGCCGCCGAACCTCGTGGTCCCTTTCGCGATTTTTAA
- a CDS encoding DUF1592 domain-containing protein produces the protein MGTWRRYRLDPHESFPLITWKPLRLTVAITVVAAMEIFTGGLFAAEVPAEMLASLKTHCIQCHGPGSAEANLRVDQLTGDLADRENALKWIEIRNAINLGEMPPDGESPLPVDIISQTSQWVSNELREVDRSRTRSNNQVMLRRLNRHEYTHTVSDLLSMKFPTGESPLDTLPPDGTAEGFDKVSTALLVDPSLMTHYYRVARRIADRSIVDGSPEYPTETMRLEFEEIADSHAIGYLVTRRGMNPVPGGLQLIEGSTRSFGMLRYPGRKDNNVAPTNGFYRFTIRAGGAPGVDGEVPRIRLKHSHPDDSMQTIMEYDVTAPWDSPTDTTVTIPRDTLGGELSIEILNDTKLSMGQRPGENFMRRINEVGEAGDFAESLRLAGRKVAEGWGGERSTPDPEKLDLTKFPRVFLDHLEVEGPLYDQWPPKSHTTVLFRGEAGTDDLAYAREILLRLLPIAWRRPIDEREVEPILGVIHSELENGETFHEAIRVGLAATLTSPNFLYLAEGNGNDVDNSALTNHEIASRMSYFLWSSMPDQELFRAAKDGKLTDSKQRKRQVERMLADPKMDRFVDSFARQWLQTDTFLTFTPDRSLYREYDEKLAEAFVREPLEFFREILRSNRSVLNFLDSDFVVINDRLARHYGIDDVSGEEFRKVDLPADSVRGGLLAMAGVHQAGSDGTRTKPVSRAVYVREVLFNNPPDPPPPNAGEVEPNIQGQRLTVRERLLQHQQIEACAACHRSLDPYGLALENFNVVGRWREKQDGENFRGRNLPVIDASGRLPNGNEFAGFDAFRELLLQQSDRFRRALAEKVFVYAFGRPVGPEDDATLNRVATEMKAEGDTFRALIQSIVTSQAFVSR, from the coding sequence ATGGGAACGTGGCGCCGATACCGATTGGATCCCCACGAGTCGTTCCCGTTGATCACCTGGAAGCCACTCCGACTGACTGTTGCGATCACTGTGGTCGCCGCGATGGAAATTTTCACCGGCGGACTTTTCGCTGCTGAAGTTCCTGCGGAAATGCTGGCTTCGTTGAAGACGCACTGCATCCAGTGTCATGGTCCAGGTTCAGCCGAAGCGAACTTGCGGGTTGATCAACTGACGGGTGATTTGGCTGACCGAGAGAACGCGTTGAAGTGGATTGAAATCCGAAACGCGATCAACCTCGGCGAGATGCCTCCCGATGGCGAATCGCCGCTTCCCGTTGACATCATCTCGCAAACTTCGCAGTGGGTTTCGAATGAACTGCGAGAAGTCGACCGATCCAGAACTCGGTCGAACAATCAAGTCATGCTGCGTCGGTTGAACCGTCATGAGTACACGCACACGGTGTCCGATCTTCTGTCGATGAAGTTCCCAACCGGTGAAAGCCCGCTCGACACATTGCCACCCGACGGGACCGCGGAGGGATTCGACAAAGTCAGCACTGCCTTGCTGGTCGACCCTTCGCTGATGACTCACTACTACCGCGTCGCACGCCGGATCGCGGATCGGTCGATTGTGGATGGTTCACCGGAATACCCGACCGAAACGATGCGGTTGGAATTCGAGGAGATCGCCGACAGCCACGCGATTGGATATCTCGTCACACGTCGGGGAATGAATCCGGTCCCAGGTGGCTTGCAACTGATCGAAGGCAGCACGCGGTCTTTCGGGATGCTTCGTTACCCGGGTCGCAAGGACAACAACGTCGCACCGACCAACGGTTTCTATCGGTTCACCATCCGTGCCGGTGGTGCCCCGGGCGTCGACGGGGAAGTGCCGCGAATTCGTTTGAAACACAGCCATCCCGATGACTCCATGCAAACGATCATGGAGTACGACGTGACGGCACCTTGGGACTCACCCACCGATACCACCGTGACAATTCCGCGAGACACCCTGGGCGGTGAACTCAGCATCGAAATCCTGAACGACACCAAGCTTTCGATGGGCCAACGTCCTGGCGAAAACTTCATGAGACGAATCAATGAAGTGGGTGAAGCCGGCGACTTCGCCGAATCGCTGCGTCTGGCCGGTCGCAAGGTCGCCGAAGGCTGGGGCGGAGAACGTTCGACACCCGATCCTGAAAAACTCGACCTGACAAAATTCCCGCGAGTCTTCTTGGATCATTTGGAAGTCGAAGGTCCCTTGTACGATCAATGGCCGCCGAAAAGCCACACGACCGTCTTGTTCCGCGGCGAAGCAGGAACCGATGACCTGGCATACGCCCGTGAGATCCTCTTGCGACTCTTGCCGATCGCGTGGCGGCGTCCGATCGACGAACGCGAGGTTGAACCGATCCTTGGAGTCATCCATTCGGAACTCGAAAACGGTGAAACATTCCACGAGGCCATTCGCGTTGGGTTGGCCGCCACACTGACGTCGCCAAATTTCCTCTACCTCGCAGAAGGAAATGGAAACGACGTCGACAACTCCGCGCTGACCAACCACGAAATCGCCTCGCGAATGTCGTACTTCCTGTGGTCTTCCATGCCAGACCAGGAACTCTTTCGCGCGGCCAAAGACGGCAAACTGACCGATTCCAAACAACGCAAACGGCAAGTCGAACGGATGCTGGCGGATCCCAAAATGGATCGGTTCGTCGACAGTTTCGCTCGACAGTGGCTGCAGACCGACACATTCCTGACGTTCACGCCCGACCGATCCTTGTACCGGGAATACGACGAGAAACTAGCGGAAGCCTTTGTTCGCGAACCCCTCGAATTCTTTCGTGAGATCTTACGCAGCAACCGAAGCGTGTTGAACTTTCTTGACTCGGACTTTGTGGTCATCAACGATCGGCTCGCTCGACACTATGGCATCGATGATGTCAGCGGCGAGGAGTTTCGCAAGGTTGATTTACCAGCGGATTCCGTGCGTGGTGGGTTGCTGGCGATGGCAGGTGTGCACCAAGCCGGATCGGATGGCACTCGCACCAAACCGGTTTCGCGAGCGGTCTATGTTCGGGAAGTCTTGTTCAACAACCCGCCGGATCCACCGCCACCCAACGCGGGCGAAGTCGAACCCAACATCCAAGGCCAACGCCTGACCGTCCGAGAACGCTTGCTGCAGCACCAACAAATCGAAGCCTGCGCGGCCTGCCATCGCTCGCTCGATCCGTATGGGCTAGCGTTGGAGAACTTCAACGTCGTCGGACGGTGGCGAGAAAAACAAGACGGCGAGAATTTTCGCGGTCGCAATCTGCCTGTGATCGACGCCAGCGGCCGGCTCCCCAATGGCAACGAATTCGCAGGCTTTGATGCTTTCCGGGAGTTGCTGCTGCAACAAAGCGATCGCTTCCGCCGAGCCTTGGCGGAAAAAGTGTTTGTCTACGCATTTGGCCGCCCCGTCGGACCTGAAGATGATGCAACCCTGAATCGCGTCGCCACCGAGATGAAAGCGGAAGGCGACACCTTCCGAGCACTGATTCAATCCATTGTCACCAGCCAGGCATTTGTGTCCCGATGA
- a CDS encoding DUF1552 domain-containing protein, with protein MSKPSYKPRLKTLNRRMLLRGASTCLALPWLEAMLPRSASAAESTKVVPRMGMFYFGTGMNMRQFYPEGYGQDAKMSRILKPLEKQRDQFTVLSGTSLSHGGGHDGAYPFATSIARGEKQTISPDQLAAEVQGKHTRFPSLQLSVKRGTGFGSQALATISWNRQGIPLAAENDPQTIFNHLFRPPNSQQLVKQSDEFRQRGSVLDAVLSDAKQLQTRLSQSDRQQLDQYFHSIREVETTLRREMDWSDRPKPSPNLDGFGDYEKAVAPEGNGKFVYDTYAKLMYDLIALAFQTDSTRVVSYVVRTELAGGVYPEFGVSKGYHELTHHGNDPKNLEELARVDTIYMQHWSHFLNRLASIREGEGTLLDNTLLGFSSGMGIGHSKDLLPTMISGGSGLGIRHQTHLQLKDNTPLSSLWQTMVERMGENVDGEFQDSTGTIGELLA; from the coding sequence ATGAGCAAACCGTCATACAAACCACGACTCAAGACGCTCAACCGCCGGATGCTTCTGCGTGGGGCCAGCACCTGTTTGGCGTTGCCTTGGTTGGAAGCGATGCTGCCACGATCTGCCTCCGCCGCGGAATCCACCAAGGTCGTCCCACGGATGGGCATGTTCTACTTTGGCACGGGCATGAACATGCGGCAGTTCTACCCGGAAGGCTATGGGCAAGACGCGAAAATGTCTCGCATCTTGAAGCCACTGGAAAAGCAACGCGATCAGTTCACGGTTCTGTCGGGAACCTCGCTCAGTCACGGTGGCGGTCACGACGGTGCCTACCCGTTTGCGACCTCGATTGCTCGCGGCGAAAAACAAACGATCTCGCCCGATCAATTGGCCGCCGAAGTGCAAGGCAAGCACACTCGGTTCCCGTCATTGCAATTGTCTGTCAAACGCGGCACTGGCTTTGGTTCGCAAGCTCTGGCGACCATTTCATGGAATCGCCAGGGCATCCCATTGGCCGCCGAGAATGATCCGCAGACCATTTTCAATCATCTCTTTCGCCCGCCCAACTCCCAACAACTTGTCAAACAAAGTGACGAATTCCGACAACGCGGCAGTGTGCTCGACGCGGTGTTGTCGGATGCGAAACAATTGCAAACACGACTCAGCCAATCCGATCGTCAACAACTGGACCAATACTTCCATTCCATTCGCGAAGTCGAAACGACGCTGCGACGCGAAATGGACTGGTCCGATCGTCCCAAACCGTCCCCCAACCTCGATGGGTTTGGTGATTACGAAAAAGCCGTCGCGCCGGAGGGCAATGGAAAGTTCGTTTACGACACGTACGCGAAATTGATGTACGACCTGATCGCACTGGCGTTTCAAACGGATTCCACGCGTGTGGTCAGCTACGTCGTTCGAACCGAATTGGCCGGAGGCGTGTACCCGGAATTTGGTGTTTCCAAGGGCTATCACGAACTGACGCACCACGGCAACGACCCAAAGAACCTGGAAGAACTTGCCCGGGTCGACACGATCTACATGCAACACTGGAGCCACTTCCTGAACCGCTTGGCATCCATTCGCGAAGGGGAGGGCACCTTGCTGGACAACACGTTGCTTGGGTTCTCCAGCGGCATGGGAATTGGGCACAGCAAAGACCTTCTGCCGACAATGATTTCCGGAGGCAGCGGGCTCGGCATCCGTCACCAAACGCACCTTCAACTCAAAGACAACACGCCGCTTTCTTCACTGTGGCAAACCATGGTTGAACGGATGGGAGAGAACGTGGACGGTGAGTTCCAGGACAGCACCGGAACCATCGGGGAACTTCTCGCATGA
- a CDS encoding serine hydrolase domain-containing protein: MTVRFVVGLLSLMLLGQCHLAQSLMGQDELQQQFAKIIDRAGKRNFSGIVVAEKDGTILANQSFGYADSKSKTPIDSKTLFEIGSVTKPVTALAIIILERQGKLSLDDSIADHLPNVSEDCRSITIQHLLQHTSGIPGTNYGPVSKDVAEVTHAYLRGGPKQTPGTNFEYWNQGYALLAAIIAEVTDQSYQDAIRDLVLRPAKMNSTCFTGDSAPQGFDVAIGRSTSGADRSALEHPYGDFYGLQYQGMGGVVSNAEDMTAFLQAFRKSKTSVERMLQPGPDGSYGLGWRIENADEINQRAYHTGSVRGFLTAVSIYPEQNSSLIVLANTDDRQSFHLAESGCRKAFEAAVVPRPTPQQFDTEFQESLVGQFTLQSRVVTISSSDDGLEMVIDWGGPKTYGKLAKTSSANRLRYLDGSKDEVFVLLEGQKNKKVQSLQILNSTYLRRK, from the coding sequence ATGACGGTCCGATTTGTTGTTGGTCTTTTGTCTTTGATGCTATTGGGACAATGTCACCTGGCTCAGAGTCTGATGGGGCAAGATGAACTGCAACAACAGTTCGCCAAAATCATTGACCGAGCCGGCAAACGCAATTTCAGTGGCATCGTGGTCGCCGAAAAAGATGGAACCATCCTTGCCAATCAAAGCTTTGGATACGCTGATTCTAAGTCCAAGACGCCGATCGATTCGAAAACGCTGTTCGAGATCGGTTCTGTGACGAAACCCGTCACTGCACTTGCCATCATCATCCTAGAACGCCAGGGCAAATTGTCGCTCGATGATTCCATCGCCGATCATTTGCCAAACGTGTCCGAAGATTGCCGTAGCATCACGATCCAGCATTTGCTGCAACACACATCAGGCATCCCGGGCACGAACTATGGTCCCGTCTCAAAGGACGTCGCGGAAGTCACCCATGCCTACTTGAGAGGCGGCCCCAAACAGACGCCGGGAACGAATTTTGAATATTGGAATCAAGGCTACGCGTTGCTCGCGGCGATCATCGCTGAAGTGACCGACCAGTCTTACCAAGATGCAATTCGAGATCTGGTTCTGCGGCCTGCCAAAATGAACTCCACCTGCTTCACGGGAGATTCTGCTCCCCAAGGCTTCGACGTTGCAATCGGTAGATCAACCAGCGGAGCCGATCGTTCCGCACTGGAACATCCCTACGGTGATTTCTACGGTCTGCAGTATCAAGGAATGGGTGGAGTTGTCTCCAATGCAGAAGACATGACCGCCTTTTTACAAGCGTTTCGAAAATCGAAAACGAGTGTGGAAAGGATGCTACAGCCCGGCCCTGACGGAAGCTACGGACTCGGTTGGCGAATAGAAAACGCCGATGAAATCAACCAACGAGCCTATCACACCGGTTCGGTACGTGGATTCCTGACTGCCGTTTCTATCTACCCCGAACAAAACAGTTCATTGATCGTCTTGGCCAACACAGACGATCGGCAAAGCTTCCACCTCGCTGAATCAGGATGCCGGAAAGCTTTCGAGGCAGCAGTCGTTCCGCGTCCAACGCCTCAGCAGTTCGACACAGAGTTCCAAGAATCACTGGTCGGTCAATTCACACTGCAATCCAGAGTCGTGACTATCTCAAGTTCCGACGACGGGTTGGAGATGGTGATTGATTGGGGAGGCCCCAAAACATACGGGAAGCTCGCAAAGACGTCGTCTGCAAACCGACTGCGTTACTTGGACGGTTCGAAAGATGAAGTGTTCGTCTTGCTGGAGGGTCAAAAGAACAAAAAGGTTCAATCGCTTCAAATCCTCAACAGCACCTATCTCAGACGGAAGTGA